DNA sequence from the Bradyrhizobium sp. CIAT3101 genome:
GCCTTGCTGGTGTCGTTATCCTCCGGCGTGACGTTCAACTTCTTGACCAGCGCGAGCGCCTGCTTGTTGACCGCCTCGTGGTCGCGCAGCATGTCCTCGGCAAACGCCTTGACGTCCTTGTTTTTGGCTTTCTTCTGCGCCTGCTTGGCCGCGTTGATGTCGATCACCCCGGCCGTGTAGGCGATGTGGGCGATCTGCGGATCGGTGGGCTTGTCGGCTGCGCTCGCGCCTTGCAGCAGCACGGGGCTGGACAACAGAACGGCTGCGGCGAGCGCCGCGCTCCAACGAACGAACATGGTTTGACACTCCTGTGCTGCCGGACGGTTTTTCCGGCGTTGCTTCACAGGAATTGGATGGGCGCTTCGCGCAAACGTTCCCGAAAAATTTCAGCCGCCGATTCCGAGGCGCTTCAGCACCGACACGGTCAGCCGCTCGCAGCGCCAGCCGGCGAACGGGAACGCGTCCATGATCACCGGGCCGATTTCCTTCTCGACAATTTCGCGCAGCATGGTGCGGGCACGATGCAGCCGCGTCTTCACGGTCTCGGGCTTCACGCCGAGCAGATCGGCGGTCTTCTCGATATTCATGCCCTCCATGACGCGTGCAACGAAGACCATGCGGAAAGCATCCGGCAACTCGTCGATGGCGCGTTCGACGACGCGCTGGATTTCACGTTGGGCCATGGTCCTTTCCGGATCGCCTGCGGGAGAAACGGGAAACTTGATGATCTGCGCCTCGAGCGCGGCTTCGCCCACCGCGCCGAGTTCGACATGCGGCTTGGCGCTGCGCACCCGGCCAAGCGCCTCGTTGATGGCGATGCGGGACAGCCAGGTCGACAGCCCGGACTCGCCCCTGAAACCATCGAGATGGGTGAAGGCGCGGACATAAGTTTCCTGCACCACGTCCTCGGCTTCGCTGTCGTTGCGCAGGATGCCGCGCGCAAGGCGATAAAGCCGGCGATTGTTGGCCTGCATGATCTCGCGGAGCGCGGCCTCGTCCCGGCTCCGGGCACGGTCGATCAGTTCGGCTTCCGACGTCCTGATGCCGGCGGACCGGCCGGCTGCGGTGCGTTGCATGGCTGTCACCTGCTCGTTTCCGTTGCTCTCCGACATTGGATGCAGGCCGGCAGAAAAGGTTCCCGGCTTTCTTACCCGCCCCCTAATCCGTCTCGATCGGCAGCGCCGGGTCCCTCGCCCACTCGCCCATCGAGGCATCGTAGAGCGTCAGCTTGTCGTAGCCGAGCTGCGTCAGCATGAGCAGGTCGATTGTCGCCGAGATGCCGCCGCCGCAATACAGGATCACGTTCTTGTCGCGCGTGACCCCTGCCGCGGCGAATTTGGCTTCGGCATCCGCAAGCGAGGTCAGGGTCTTGTCGGCATTCACGAGCGTTGCAGCCGACACGTTGACGCTGCCGGGTACGCGGCCCGGCCGGCCATAGCGGCTCGGCTCGAGGCCTTTATGAAACTGCGGCCCGAGTGCGTTGACGGTGACGGTGGAGGGATCGCCGATACGCGCCTTCACAACGTTCTTGTCGACGAAGAAGCCGGTGCGCGGCGCGGCCTTGAAGGTCGTCGCCGGATAGCCCTTGGGGGCGCCGGTCTCGACTGGCCGCCCCTCGTCCTTCCATTTGTCGAAACCGCCGTCGAGCACCCGCGCATCGACGCCGAGCGAACGCAGCATCCACCAGAACCGCGTCGACCACATCATGGTGCCGATGCTGTAGAGCACGATGGTCTTGCCGGCATCCGCGCCGTGACGGCCGAAGGCGGCCTCTAACTGGGCCACGGCCGGCATCATGAAGAATTGCTGCGCGGAGCCGTCGGAGAACTCGCCCTGCAGGTCGAGGAAATCCGCGCCCGGGATGTGGCCGGCCGCGAATGTCTTGTCGCCCGGGACGGCGCGATACGGCACATCGCTGCCCGGCGGGACCGGCTCGTTGTAGGTCGTGCAGTCGTAGAGGCGGAGGTCGGGGTCGCCGAGGATGCTAGCGAGTTGCTCGGTGGTGATGAGGGGTGTCGGTTGGGACATTGATTGTACTCCCATCCCTCCCCGACGTCGTCCCGGCGAAGGCCGGGACCCATAACCACAGGGAGACGTTTGGCGAAGACTAGCAGTTAATCCCTTCGCTGGTACTGCGACCGTCGATCACGGAGAGATTCCGCGGTATGGGTCCCGGCCCCCGTGCGCAATTGCGCACTAGGCCGGGACGACACTGGATGTGTGGCACGTGCGTGCCTCTCACCCACAATTCCTACTGCTTCAACGTCTCCAGAAACCGCACCGGCTCGCCCTGCGACGGCGTCGCCAGTTCGCCCTGCCACATCACGCGGCGGCCGCGGACGAAGGTGCCGACGGGCCAGCCCGTGACGCGGACACCATCATACGGGGTCCAGCCGGCCTTGGATGCCACCCATTTGTTGGTGATGGTCTCACTGCGCTTGAGATCGACCACCGTGAGGTCGGCGTCGTAGCCGGCGGCGATGCGGCCCTTGCAGGCCATGTTGTAGAGACGCGCCGGGCCGGCGCTGGTGAGATCGACGAAACGTGCCAGCGACAGTCGGCCGGCGTTGACGTGATCGAGCATCAGCGGCACCAAAGTCTGCACGCCGGTCATGCCGGAGGGCGACGCCGGATAGGTCTTCTGCTTCTCTTCCAGCGTATGCGGCGCATGGTCGGAGCCGAGCACGTCGATGATGCCCTGCTCGATGCCGCGCCAGATGCCGGCGCGGTGATCGGCGCCGCGGACCGGCGGGTTCATCTGCGCCAGCGTGCCGAGCCGCTCGTAGCATTCGGGCGCGACTAGCGTGAGATGATGCGGCGTCGCCTCGCAGGAGGCGACATCCTTGTGATCGCGCAAGAACTCGATCTCTTCCTTGGTCGAGATGTGCAGCACGTGGATGCGCTTGCCGGTCTCGTGCGCGAGCTTGACCAGGCGCTGCGTCGCCATCAGCGCCGCGGTCTCGTCGCGCCACACCGGATGCGAGCGCGGATCGCCCTCGATGCGGAGCGACTTGCGGTCGTTGAGGCGGTACTCGTCCTCGGCATGGAACGCCGCGCGGCGGCGGATCACCTGGAAGATGCGGCGCAGGCTCTCGTCGTCCTCCACCAGCAGCGCGCCGGTCGAGGAGCCGATGAACACCTTCACGCCGGCACAGCCGGGCGCGCGCTCGAGCACCGGCAGATCCTGCACGTTCTCGCGGGTGCCGCCGATGAAGAAGGCGAAATCGCAATGCATGCGGTGGTACGCGCGCTTCACCTTGTCGGTGAAAGTCGCCTCCGTCACCGTGAGCGGCGAGGTGTTCGGCATTTCGAACACGGCGGTGACACCACCCATCACGGCGCTGCGCGAGCCGGTCTCGAGATCTTCCTTCTGCTCCAGCCCGGGCTCGCGGAAATGCACCTGCGTATCCATTACGCCGGGCAGGATGTGGAGGCCCTTGCAGTCGATCACCTCGGCGGCGGAGCCCTGCGACAGCGGGCCCAGCTCGGCGATGCGACCGCCTGCGATGCCGATATCACGAACAGCCTCGCCGTCCTGGTTGACGACGGTGCCGCCTTTGAGGATCACATCGAAACGCTGGGTCATGGCTGGAGGCCTCTCTCATCCCCAAGCGCAGGGCTCGAGGTCTTGTCGTTTATGCCTTGCGGGCTTACGTTCCGGAGCACCATGTCGCAAGAGATTTTCGCATGAAATCAGCGTTTCTTCCCGACCGGGGCGTGATCAAGGTCGCGGGCGAGGACGCACGCAACTTCCTCAACGGCCTCATCACGACCGACGTCGACAGGCTCAAGCCGGGCCTGGGCCGATTCGGCGCGCTGCTGACGCCGCAGGGCAAGATCATCGTGGATTTCCTGATCACGGAAGCCCCCGCCGGCCATGGCGGCGGGTTCCTGATCGACTGCCCGAAACCGCTCGCCGATGGGCTCGCCACCAAGCTGAAATTCTACAAGCTGCGCGCCAAGGTCACGGTGGATAACCTGTCCGACGATCTCGGCGTGCTCGCGGCCTGGGACGGACAGCCTGGCGCTCAGCCGGACCTCGCCTTTGCCGATCCGCGCAACGAAGCGCTCGGCATCCGCATCCTGATCCCCGAAGATCTCAAGCAGAAACTGTCCGATCTGATCGGCGCCGAGCTGGTCGATGCCGCCGATTACGAGGCGCATCGCATCGCACTCGGCGTGCCGCGCGGCGGGCTCGATTTCATGTACAGCGATGCGTTCCCGCACGAGACCAATATGGACCGCCTCGCCGGTGTCGATTTCGACAAGGGCTGCTATGTCGGCCAGGAGGTCGTCTCGCGCATGCAGCATCGCGGCACTGCCCGCACCCGCAGCGTGAAGGTGCTGCTCGAGGACTCCTCGCCCGAGGCCGGTGTCAGCATCATGGCAGGAGACAAATCCGTCGGCACCATGGGCTCGTCGGCGCAAGGCAAGGGCATTGCGCTGGTGCGCATCGACCGCGTTGCGGACGCGCTCGATGCCGGCCAGCCGCTCACCGCTGGCGGACTCGCGTTGAAGCTGGCAGAACCTGACGTTGTTCGCATTCCCACCAAGCAGCCCATCGCATGAGCCGTGCTCCCCGCCTGCATCCCGACGGAAAGACCCGCTGCCCCTGGCCAGGTGAAGATCCGCTCTATGTCGCCTATCACGACACCGAATGGGGCGTGCCGGAATATGACGACCGCGCGCTCTATGAAAAGCTGATCCTCGACGGTTTTCAGGCCGGCCTGTCCTGGATCACGATCCTGCGCAAGCGCGACAATTTCCGTAAAGCTTTCGACGATTTCCAGCCGGAGAAGATCGCGCGCTACACCGACAAGAAGGTGCACGCGCTGATGAACGACGCCGGCATCGTGCGCAACCGCGCCAAGATCGACGGCGCAATCCTCAGCGCGAAGTCCTATCTCGACATCATGGAGAAAGGCCCGGGCTTCTCGAAGCTGCTCTGGGACTTCATGGACGGACGGCCCAAGGTCAACAATTTCAAGACCACCGCGAGCGTGCCGGCGTCGACGCCGCTGTCGACGCAGATCTCCAAGGAGCTATCCTCGCGCGGCTTCAAATTCGTCGGCCCGACCATCGTCTATGCCTTCATGGAAGCGACCGGCATGGTCAACGATCATCTCGTCGACTGCCACTGCCACGCAAGCTGCAGCAAGTTGCAGCGCAAGCCGCGCCTCAAGGCCAAATGACGGCCAGGAAGACCGCACGCGACGCGGAGTCCCGCGCCTGGCAGCGCATGCTGTCGGGTCGTCGGCTCGATCTGCTCGATCCCTCGCCGCTCGATATCGAGATCGCCGACATCGCGCATGGACTTGCGCGCGTCGCCCGCTGGAACGGGCAGACCACCGGCGCGCATATCTTCTCGGTCGCGCAGCACACGCTGCTGGTGGAGCTCGTGCTGCGGCACGAGATGCCGCGCGTCGACGAACGCATGCGGCTCGCAGCCCTGCTGCACGACGCGCCCGAATATGTGATCGGTGACATGATCTCGCCGTTCAAGGCCGTGCTCGACGGCCATTACAAGGCCGTGGAGAAGCGTCTGCTCGGCGCCATCCACATCCGCTTCGGTCTGCCGCCGGTGCTGCCCGACGAGATCACGCTCGCCATCAAGGCCGCCGATCGCGGCGCGGCCTATCTGGAGGCGACCGAGCTCGCCGGCTTCGGCGAGAGCGAGGCCAAGCGCCTGTTCGGCAAGGACCCGGGCCTCTCCGACAGCGTCCGGCGCGACTATCTGACGCCCTGGACGGCGGCGCGGGCCGAGAAGCAGTTTCTGGAGCGGTTTGGCGCCGTGTTTGCGTAGGTGTCGTAGGGTGGGCAAAGGCGCTCTTGCGCCGTGCCCACGACTTCTCGCAATTGCGCAAAAAGTCGTGGGCACGCTTCGCTTTGCCCACCCTACGGCACCGGCTATAATCGCCCAAAAAGGTCCGCCATGATCCACGTCTGTTCGCTCGCCGCCCTTCCCGAAACCGTCCGCCGCACCGGGGCCAGCCATGTGCTGACCGTGATGGCCAATGTCGAGCAGGTGGTGCGGCCGGTGTCGGTGCTCCCTGCCAATCATCTCAAGGTGTCGATGGACGACATCACCGAGGAGATGGATGGCTTTGTCGCGCCCTCCGAGGCGCATATCGACCAGGTGCTGAATTTCGTGCGCGGGTGGGACCGCGGCGCGCCGCTGGTGGTGCATTGCTATGCGGGCATCAGCCGTTCCACGGCGAGCGCATTCGCTGCCGTCTGCGCGCTCAATCCCGATCGCGACGAAATCGAGATCGCGAAGAAGATCCGTGCGGCGTCCCCGATCGCCTCGCCGAACCGTCGTATCGTCGGTCTCGCCGATCGCGCGCTGGGGCGCAACGGCCGCATGCTGCGCGCGCTCGACGAGATGGGTCCGGGCGAGATGATGGTCGAGGGCCGCCCCTTCGTGATCGAGCTCGAATGACATCAGCGATCGTGATTGCATGAGCGAAAAGCTGACGCCGATCGAGATTGGCCTGACGGCCGCGATCGTCGCGATCGAAGACCACGAGCCGCTGGTGCTGACCGCGCGCGGCGGCGACGGCTTGACCGGATTGCCGTTCGGTCCGTTCGATGCGCCGAGCCATCGCACCTTCGAGATCGGCCTGCGCGCCTGGGTCGAGGAGCAGGCGGGCCTGCGGCTCGGCTATGTCGAGCAGCTCTACACCTTTGGCGACCGCGGCCGTCATGCGGAGGCCGCCGACACCGGCGCGCATATGGTGTCGATCGGCTATCTGGCGCTGACGCGCGCCGCCGAGGGCGCCGCGAATGCGGCGAGCTTCGAGCCCTGGTACCGCTTCTTCCCCTGGGAAGATTGGCGCGAGGCGCCGCCCGCGATCATCGCCCGCGACATCATCCCGGAGCTCAACAGATGGGCCGAGGAGGAGACGCCGGAGACCACGCGCGCATTGCCGCGGAGAGATCGCGTGCGGTTCTATTTCGGCCTCGACGGTGCGGCCTGGGACGAGGAGCGCGTGCTCGACCGCTATGAACTCCTGTACGAGGCCGGCCTCGTCGAGGAGGCGCGGCGCGACGGGCGGCCTGCGGCATTGGCGCGCAAGGCGCTGCCCGCGCTCGGCACCTCCATGCGGTTCGACCACCGTCGGATCCTCGCCACGGGAATCGCGCGGCTGCGCGCAAAGTTGAAGTATCGCCCTGTAGTGTTTGAACTTTTGCCCGCCGAGTTCACACTCACTGAGTTGCAGTACACGGTCGAGGCGATCTCCGGCCGCCATTTGCACAAGCAGAATTTCCGCCGTCTGGTCGAAACCGAAGCCCTGGTCGAACCGACCGGCGTGATGTCGACACAGACGGGCGGGAGACCGGCGGCGCTCTATCGCTTCCGCCGTGACGTGCTCCAGGAGCGACCCGCGCCGGGCTTGCGCGTACGCTCCCGGCGCTAGAGCATGATCCGGAAAGGCGCGAAGCGGTTTTCCGGCAAGACCATGCTTAAAGACTAAGACTCAAGATACGATCGGCCCCTGCCCGCCGATTGCCAGGAGACTTCATGTTCGACGCCCCCTTCGACGTCTTTGCAGTGATGTTTGCGATCGTCGCGTTCCTGATCGCGCTGAAGGCGTCGAACCAGGTGACCGAGCTGCGCCGGCGGCTGGGCTCGCTGGAGGCCGCGCTGCAGGCGCAGCGACAGGTCCAGCCCCCGCCATTGATGCCGGTCCAGGAGCAGGCTGTTGCGCCCACGACGAGCGCGGCAGAGCCGCCGCCGCTTGCGCCCGAAGCCGAAACTGAGGTGTCGCCACCGCCTCTCGTGACCGAGGAGGTTTCGCCGCCCCCGCCCGAAGCCAGCACCGCGGCGGATGCGCCGCCGCCTCTGCCCACGCCGGCTCCTGCTTCGAGAGAACCGGGCTTCGAGGAACGACTCGGCACGCGCTGGGTGGTGTGGATCGGCGGCCTTGCGCTCGCGCTCGGCGGCTTCTTCATGGTGCGCTATTCGATCGAGGCGGGCCTGGTCGGCCCCGGCGTGCGCATCTTCCTTGGCGGCCTGTTCGCGCTCGCGCTGCTGGGTGCCGGGGAATGGACGCGGCGCAAGGAGAGCATCTCCACCATCGCGGCACTGCCGATCGCCAACATCCCCGCGATCCTCACCGCGGCCGGGACCGCGGTCGCGTTCGCAACCGTCTACGCCGCCTACGCGCTCTATGATTTCCTGGTGCCTGCCACGGCCTTCGTGCTGCTCGGCCTCGTCGCGCTCGGCACGCTCGCGGCCGCGCTGCTGCACGGGCCGGCACTCGCCGGCCTCGGCGTGGTCGGCGCGTTCGCGACGCCGGTGCTCGTCTCGAGCGGCAAGCCGGACTATTGGGCGCTGTACATCTATCTCGCCATCGTCACTGCCGCGAGCTTTGGCCTCGCCCGCATCCGGCTGTGGCGCTGGCTCGCCGTGACGACGATCGTCTTCGCCGTGCTCTGGGTCTTCCCGGGACTCGATACCAGTGAATTGCAGGTTGCCCCGCATGCCTTCCATGTGATCGCGGGCTTCGTGCTGGCCGCGCTGCTCGTCGTCTGCGGCTTCATGTTCGGCCCGACCATCGAGGACGGACAGATCGAGCCGGTGTCGTCGAGCGCACTCGGCGCCTATCTGTTCGGCGCGATGCTGATCGTGCTGTCGAGCGCGCATGCCGATCTCGCGCTGATTGCGTATACGCTGCTCGTTGCGGCGACGCTGTTCGTCGCCTGGCGCGCGGAGGCCGCGGCCGGTGCGCTGGGCGCTGCGGCTGCGACCGTGTTCATCGTGTTCGCCGAATGGG
Encoded proteins:
- a CDS encoding DUF4142 domain-containing protein, with the protein product MFVRWSAALAAAVLLSSPVLLQGASAADKPTDPQIAHIAYTAGVIDINAAKQAQKKAKNKDVKAFAEDMLRDHEAVNKQALALVKKLNVTPEDNDTSKALSKQASDKLAELGKLDGAAFDKAYVANEVAYHKAVNGALETQLIPSASNAELKSLLQTGLKIFQGHQQHAEHVAAELK
- a CDS encoding RNA polymerase sigma factor is translated as MQRTAAGRSAGIRTSEAELIDRARSRDEAALREIMQANNRRLYRLARGILRNDSEAEDVVQETYVRAFTHLDGFRGESGLSTWLSRIAINEALGRVRSAKPHVELGAVGEAALEAQIIKFPVSPAGDPERTMAQREIQRVVERAIDELPDAFRMVFVARVMEGMNIEKTADLLGVKPETVKTRLHRARTMLREIVEKEIGPVIMDAFPFAGWRCERLTVSVLKRLGIGG
- a CDS encoding sulfurtransferase; amino-acid sequence: MSQPTPLITTEQLASILGDPDLRLYDCTTYNEPVPPGSDVPYRAVPGDKTFAAGHIPGADFLDLQGEFSDGSAQQFFMMPAVAQLEAAFGRHGADAGKTIVLYSIGTMMWSTRFWWMLRSLGVDARVLDGGFDKWKDEGRPVETGAPKGYPATTFKAAPRTGFFVDKNVVKARIGDPSTVTVNALGPQFHKGLEPSRYGRPGRVPGSVNVSAATLVNADKTLTSLADAEAKFAAAGVTRDKNVILYCGGGISATIDLLMLTQLGYDKLTLYDASMGEWARDPALPIETD
- a CDS encoding dihydroorotase is translated as MTQRFDVILKGGTVVNQDGEAVRDIGIAGGRIAELGPLSQGSAAEVIDCKGLHILPGVMDTQVHFREPGLEQKEDLETGSRSAVMGGVTAVFEMPNTSPLTVTEATFTDKVKRAYHRMHCDFAFFIGGTRENVQDLPVLERAPGCAGVKVFIGSSTGALLVEDDESLRRIFQVIRRRAAFHAEDEYRLNDRKSLRIEGDPRSHPVWRDETAALMATQRLVKLAHETGKRIHVLHISTKEEIEFLRDHKDVASCEATPHHLTLVAPECYERLGTLAQMNPPVRGADHRAGIWRGIEQGIIDVLGSDHAPHTLEEKQKTYPASPSGMTGVQTLVPLMLDHVNAGRLSLARFVDLTSAGPARLYNMACKGRIAAGYDADLTVVDLKRSETITNKWVASKAGWTPYDGVRVTGWPVGTFVRGRRVMWQGELATPSQGEPVRFLETLKQ
- a CDS encoding folate-binding protein; this encodes MKSAFLPDRGVIKVAGEDARNFLNGLITTDVDRLKPGLGRFGALLTPQGKIIVDFLITEAPAGHGGGFLIDCPKPLADGLATKLKFYKLRAKVTVDNLSDDLGVLAAWDGQPGAQPDLAFADPRNEALGIRILIPEDLKQKLSDLIGAELVDAADYEAHRIALGVPRGGLDFMYSDAFPHETNMDRLAGVDFDKGCYVGQEVVSRMQHRGTARTRSVKVLLEDSSPEAGVSIMAGDKSVGTMGSSAQGKGIALVRIDRVADALDAGQPLTAGGLALKLAEPDVVRIPTKQPIA
- a CDS encoding DNA-3-methyladenine glycosylase I; the protein is MSRAPRLHPDGKTRCPWPGEDPLYVAYHDTEWGVPEYDDRALYEKLILDGFQAGLSWITILRKRDNFRKAFDDFQPEKIARYTDKKVHALMNDAGIVRNRAKIDGAILSAKSYLDIMEKGPGFSKLLWDFMDGRPKVNNFKTTASVPASTPLSTQISKELSSRGFKFVGPTIVYAFMEATGMVNDHLVDCHCHASCSKLQRKPRLKAK
- a CDS encoding HD family hydrolase, producing the protein MTARKTARDAESRAWQRMLSGRRLDLLDPSPLDIEIADIAHGLARVARWNGQTTGAHIFSVAQHTLLVELVLRHEMPRVDERMRLAALLHDAPEYVIGDMISPFKAVLDGHYKAVEKRLLGAIHIRFGLPPVLPDEITLAIKAADRGAAYLEATELAGFGESEAKRLFGKDPGLSDSVRRDYLTPWTAARAEKQFLERFGAVFA
- a CDS encoding protein tyrosine phosphatase gives rise to the protein MIHVCSLAALPETVRRTGASHVLTVMANVEQVVRPVSVLPANHLKVSMDDITEEMDGFVAPSEAHIDQVLNFVRGWDRGAPLVVHCYAGISRSTASAFAAVCALNPDRDEIEIAKKIRAASPIASPNRRIVGLADRALGRNGRMLRALDEMGPGEMMVEGRPFVIELE
- a CDS encoding NAD regulator, producing MSEKLTPIEIGLTAAIVAIEDHEPLVLTARGGDGLTGLPFGPFDAPSHRTFEIGLRAWVEEQAGLRLGYVEQLYTFGDRGRHAEAADTGAHMVSIGYLALTRAAEGAANAASFEPWYRFFPWEDWREAPPAIIARDIIPELNRWAEEETPETTRALPRRDRVRFYFGLDGAAWDEERVLDRYELLYEAGLVEEARRDGRPAALARKALPALGTSMRFDHRRILATGIARLRAKLKYRPVVFELLPAEFTLTELQYTVEAISGRHLHKQNFRRLVETEALVEPTGVMSTQTGGRPAALYRFRRDVLQERPAPGLRVRSRR